In Halorientalis sp. LT38, a genomic segment contains:
- a CDS encoding RAD55 family ATPase, whose amino-acid sequence MSPSTGDAMLDEMLGGGVPAGRTLLVRGPSGVGKSRLAAQFLDAGASDDGDCLYVTTDEPLNVAREALDPAAGVTMAAAHRDASAGGVRFVTAEESETVPFGSLIERLSTDDWDRLVVDGAGGLVDLAPDRERGRHGRFHLLERLDEHGTTAVLTATPDEPPALARLAHGVVDCWREEVEGDARSFCRVEKLRGSDHDTRRHALHHDADGVSVTSREWATHDQPFRSGIAELDALTGGFVRNGTTLFEHDGTAEHWPFTAALTARAVERDAPVVLVTAPGTLVNRVNDLLADPVGPVTELMDRNLLYLIDPVSRSPSEPVVAGLESENVVMQETEGSIQEAFRTLVAELGGRVEEAVAVLEHSTMAHLVTENESRQLYYWADGNVMNGEYDLTLVLTIDRTLAGDRLTAFFAGVADQVIRTWRGGDELQYLSVPKSPAGTPGHTRVVEPLADAPYVRLR is encoded by the coding sequence ATGTCACCGTCGACCGGCGACGCGATGCTCGACGAGATGCTCGGCGGCGGGGTGCCCGCAGGCCGGACGCTGCTGGTCCGGGGCCCCTCGGGGGTCGGCAAGAGCCGGCTGGCCGCCCAGTTCCTCGACGCGGGCGCGAGCGACGACGGAGATTGTCTCTACGTGACGACGGACGAGCCGCTGAACGTGGCGCGCGAGGCGCTCGACCCGGCAGCGGGCGTGACGATGGCGGCCGCGCACCGCGACGCGAGCGCGGGCGGGGTCCGGTTCGTCACCGCCGAGGAGAGCGAGACGGTGCCGTTCGGGTCGCTGATCGAGCGGCTCTCGACCGACGACTGGGACCGCCTGGTCGTCGACGGGGCCGGCGGCCTCGTCGACCTGGCGCCCGACCGCGAGCGCGGGCGCCACGGCCGCTTTCACCTGCTCGAACGGCTCGACGAGCACGGGACGACGGCGGTGCTGACGGCGACGCCCGACGAACCGCCCGCGCTGGCGCGGCTCGCACACGGCGTCGTCGACTGCTGGCGCGAGGAGGTCGAGGGTGACGCGCGCTCGTTCTGCCGCGTCGAGAAACTCCGGGGCAGCGACCACGACACCCGGCGCCACGCCCTCCACCACGACGCCGACGGCGTGTCGGTGACCAGCCGGGAGTGGGCGACCCACGACCAGCCCTTCCGCAGCGGCATCGCGGAACTGGACGCCCTGACCGGCGGCTTCGTCCGCAACGGGACCACCCTCTTCGAACACGACGGGACGGCCGAGCACTGGCCGTTCACCGCCGCACTGACCGCTCGCGCCGTCGAACGGGACGCACCGGTCGTGCTGGTGACCGCGCCGGGGACGCTCGTCAACCGGGTGAACGACCTGCTGGCGGACCCGGTCGGCCCGGTCACCGAGCTGATGGACCGGAACCTGCTGTACCTGATCGACCCCGTCAGCCGGAGCCCGAGCGAACCCGTGGTCGCCGGCCTGGAGAGCGAGAACGTCGTCATGCAGGAGACGGAAGGGAGCATCCAGGAGGCCTTCCGGACGCTGGTGGCGGAACTCGGCGGGCGCGTCGAGGAGGCCGTCGCAGTACTGGAACACTCGACGATGGCCCACCTCGTCACGGAGAACGAGTCCCGTCAGCTCTACTACTGGGCCGACGGCAACGTCATGAACGGCGAGTACGACCTGACGCTCGTGCTGACCATCGACCGCACGCTCGCCGGCGACCGGCTCACCGCCTTCTTCGCCGGGGTCGCCGACCAGGTGATCCGCACCTGGCGGGGCGGCGACGAACTCCAGTACCTCTCGGTCCCCAAATCCCCCGCCGGGACCCCGGGACACACGCGCGTCGTCGAACCGCTCGCGGACGCCCCCTACGTCCGCCTCCGCTAG
- a CDS encoding IMPACT family protein, which yields MTDSYRTLAGRGEAAFEIQGSEFIGHAAPVPDVAAAEDFVAEIGEAYADATHNVPAYRVRADPLAEWSSDADEPSGSAGKPALNVLQGEELENVVAVVTRYYGGTNLGVGGLARSYARGVKLAVEDAGIVERRPHESFSITVAYDDSGTVRGLLESAAVEFDADYEAEVSFDVRVPVADAPELRDRIMSATSGRATIDRD from the coding sequence GTGACCGACAGTTACCGGACCCTCGCCGGCCGGGGGGAAGCCGCCTTCGAGATCCAGGGCTCCGAGTTCATCGGCCACGCGGCCCCCGTCCCCGACGTCGCGGCCGCCGAGGACTTCGTCGCGGAGATCGGCGAGGCCTACGCCGACGCGACCCACAACGTCCCGGCCTACCGCGTCCGGGCCGACCCGCTCGCCGAGTGGTCCTCCGACGCCGACGAGCCCTCGGGATCGGCGGGCAAACCCGCGCTGAACGTCCTCCAGGGCGAGGAACTGGAGAACGTCGTCGCCGTGGTCACCCGCTACTACGGCGGGACGAACCTCGGCGTGGGCGGGCTCGCCCGATCCTACGCTCGGGGGGTCAAACTCGCCGTCGAAGACGCCGGGATCGTCGAGCGGCGACCCCACGAGTCGTTCTCGATCACCGTGGCCTACGACGACTCCGGGACCGTTCGCGGCCTCCTCGAGTCCGCCGCGGTCGAGTTCGACGCCGACTACGAGGCCGAGGTCTCCTTCGACGTCCGCGTCCCCGTCGCCGACGCCCCGGAACTGCGGGACCGGATCATGAGCGCGACCAGCGGTCGGGCGACCATCGACCGAGACTGA
- the upp gene encoding uracil phosphoribosyltransferase, which produces MPIEHRGDAAVLTHALARHTLTDLRSVETEQVAFRKGLVKLGRICGYEIIDGAMDTEAVDVRTPLTETTGERVTGLDDVVIVNVLRAATPFVEGLLKAFPSAKQGVISAGRDESAGMDDAGQFPIDVDYEKLPEIRPEDTVIVADPMLATGSTMTAVLERVTAAGEPETIIVLSAVSAPAGIERVAEAFPEAEILTVSVDEGLDDDGFIVPGLGDAGDRAFRTT; this is translated from the coding sequence ATGCCCATCGAGCACCGCGGTGACGCGGCCGTCCTCACCCACGCGCTCGCGAGACACACCCTCACCGACCTCCGCAGCGTCGAGACCGAGCAGGTCGCCTTCCGGAAGGGCCTCGTGAAACTCGGCCGGATCTGCGGCTACGAGATCATCGACGGCGCGATGGACACCGAAGCGGTCGACGTCCGGACCCCGCTGACGGAGACGACCGGCGAACGCGTCACCGGGCTGGACGACGTGGTGATCGTGAACGTCCTCCGGGCGGCGACGCCGTTCGTCGAGGGCCTCCTGAAGGCGTTCCCGTCGGCGAAACAGGGCGTCATCAGCGCCGGGCGCGACGAGAGCGCGGGGATGGACGACGCGGGCCAGTTCCCAATCGACGTCGACTACGAGAAGTTGCCGGAGATCCGCCCCGAGGACACCGTCATCGTCGCCGACCCGATGCTGGCGACCGGGTCGACGATGACGGCCGTGCTGGAGCGGGTCACGGCCGCGGGCGAGCCGGAGACTATCATCGTGCTGTCGGCGGTCAGCGCCCCGGCCGGCATCGAACGCGTCGCCGAGGCGTTCCCGGAGGCGGAGATCCTGACCGTCAGCGTCGACGAGGGTCTGGACGACGACGGCTTCATCGTCCCCGGTCTCGGCGACGCCGGCGACCGCGCGTTCCGGACCACATGA
- a CDS encoding DUF5828 family protein, producing MEESVSGFKQRGRWVDVVEHGERITRALTDLLEDPDVDAPIDEDALADFDEWRPKTDERLDEDVNEKTADQASVDEGEGEKAGKDPDEDLQKAGEKLTESYEKLDDDPDEAVDKWGESIDYVARAADSAGRKALRAVEGAVYKNVMTQIAPYYFDNGLVSANLQRVGRGEAPEYVFEVNVNDDDLKIRVSNRLADFESDVDRWHVDTPKDTDTVEAVEGVEPPDPGDELVAESNEPAPDDEE from the coding sequence ATGGAAGAGAGTGTTTCGGGGTTCAAGCAACGCGGCAGGTGGGTCGACGTGGTCGAACACGGCGAACGCATCACGCGTGCGCTGACCGACCTGCTGGAAGACCCCGACGTCGACGCCCCGATCGACGAGGACGCCCTCGCTGACTTCGACGAGTGGCGACCCAAGACCGACGAACGCCTCGACGAAGACGTCAACGAGAAGACCGCCGACCAGGCCAGCGTCGACGAGGGAGAGGGGGAGAAAGCCGGCAAGGACCCCGACGAGGACCTCCAGAAGGCCGGCGAGAAACTCACCGAGTCCTACGAGAAACTCGACGACGACCCGGACGAGGCCGTCGACAAGTGGGGCGAGTCGATCGACTACGTCGCCCGCGCGGCCGACTCCGCCGGCCGGAAGGCCCTCCGGGCGGTCGAAGGGGCCGTCTACAAGAACGTCATGACCCAGATCGCCCCCTACTACTTCGACAACGGCCTCGTCAGCGCCAACCTCCAGCGCGTCGGCCGCGGGGAGGCCCCCGAGTACGTCTTCGAGGTCAACGTCAACGACGACGACCTCAAGATCCGCGTCTCGAACAGACTCGCCGACTTCGAATCCGACGTCGACCGCTGGCACGTCGACACGCCGAAAGACACGGACACCGTCGAAGCCGTCGAGGGCGTCGAGCCGCCGGACCCCGGCGACGAACTCGTCGCCGAGTCCAACGAACCCGCGCCCGACGACGAGGAGTGA
- the katG gene encoding catalase/peroxidase HPI yields the protein MTEKTPFPAGNRSPEGWWPDMLDLSPLDQNARDAGPMGEDFDYAEEFQQLDFEAVKADIEDVMTTSQEWWPADYGHYGPLFIRMAWHSAGTYRTTDGRGGASGGTQRFEPLGSWPDNANLDKARRLLWPVKQKYGKQLSWADLIVLAGNVALESMGFETYGFAGGREDEFEPDEAADWGPEAEMETWDRFDEDDTLADHLGATVMGLIYVNPEGPEGEPDPEWSAERIRESFSRMAMNDEETAALIAGGHTFGKVHGADDPDEYVGPEPADAPIENMGLGWESDFGSGKGDDTITSGIEGPWNSTPTMWDTSYLDNLLNHEWEPHEGPGGAWQWRPVDADEIDDAPAAHDPEGEQTPMMLTTDVALKKDPDYREIIEEFQNDPRTFLDAFSKAWYKLLHRDMGPPERNYGPEVPDETMIWQDPLPDRDFEPVGEDAAEQLKDELLDSGLTTQQLVKTAWASAATYRDSDKRGGANGARIRLEPQRSWDVNEPEELETVLETLEEIKAEFNDSRSDGTAVSLADLIVLGGNAAIEQAASEAGYDVDVPFEPGRVDAEAEWTDEESFEALEPKADGFRNYVGGEHDRKLEEILVDRADLLDLTPEETTVLVGGMRTLGATYGDSDRGVLTDEPGTLDNDFFVNLLDMDYEWEQADETAQVYEGFDRETGEQAWEATRFDLIFGSHSRLRAIAEVYASEDGDEQFVQDFVDAWHKVMTNDRYDLA from the coding sequence ATGACAGAGAAAACGCCGTTCCCGGCAGGGAACAGGTCCCCCGAGGGCTGGTGGCCGGATATGCTCGATCTGTCGCCGCTCGACCAGAACGCCCGCGATGCCGGGCCGATGGGCGAGGACTTCGACTACGCCGAGGAGTTCCAGCAACTGGACTTCGAGGCCGTCAAAGCGGACATCGAGGACGTGATGACGACGTCCCAGGAGTGGTGGCCGGCCGACTACGGCCACTACGGACCGCTTTTCATCCGGATGGCCTGGCACAGCGCCGGGACCTACCGCACGACCGACGGTCGCGGCGGCGCTTCGGGCGGCACCCAGCGATTCGAGCCGCTCGGTAGCTGGCCCGACAACGCCAACCTCGACAAGGCACGCCGCCTGCTCTGGCCGGTCAAGCAGAAGTACGGGAAGCAGCTCTCGTGGGCGGACCTGATCGTCCTGGCCGGGAACGTCGCGCTGGAGTCGATGGGCTTCGAGACGTACGGCTTCGCCGGCGGGCGCGAAGACGAGTTCGAGCCCGACGAGGCAGCCGACTGGGGTCCCGAAGCGGAGATGGAGACCTGGGACCGGTTCGACGAGGACGACACGCTCGCGGACCACCTCGGCGCGACGGTGATGGGGCTGATCTACGTGAACCCCGAAGGGCCGGAGGGCGAACCCGATCCGGAGTGGTCGGCCGAACGCATCCGCGAGTCGTTCAGCCGCATGGCGATGAACGACGAGGAGACGGCCGCGCTCATCGCCGGTGGCCACACGTTCGGGAAGGTCCACGGCGCGGACGACCCCGACGAATACGTCGGTCCCGAGCCCGCCGACGCGCCCATCGAGAACATGGGACTGGGCTGGGAGAGCGACTTCGGCTCCGGGAAGGGTGACGACACCATCACCAGCGGTATCGAGGGCCCCTGGAACAGCACGCCGACGATGTGGGACACCTCCTACCTCGACAACCTCCTGAACCACGAGTGGGAACCCCACGAGGGGCCCGGCGGTGCCTGGCAGTGGCGCCCCGTGGACGCGGACGAGATCGACGACGCGCCGGCCGCCCACGACCCCGAGGGCGAGCAGACGCCGATGATGCTGACGACCGACGTCGCCCTCAAGAAAGACCCCGACTACCGGGAGATCATCGAGGAGTTCCAGAACGACCCCCGAACGTTCCTCGACGCCTTCTCGAAGGCGTGGTACAAGCTCCTCCACCGCGACATGGGCCCGCCCGAGCGCAATTACGGCCCGGAAGTCCCCGACGAGACGATGATCTGGCAGGATCCCCTGCCGGACCGGGACTTCGAGCCCGTCGGCGAGGACGCCGCCGAACAGCTCAAAGACGAACTCCTCGACTCGGGGCTGACGACACAGCAACTCGTCAAGACCGCCTGGGCGTCCGCCGCGACCTACCGCGACAGCGACAAGCGCGGCGGGGCGAACGGCGCTCGCATCCGCCTCGAACCCCAGCGGAGCTGGGACGTCAACGAGCCCGAGGAACTCGAGACGGTCCTCGAGACCCTCGAGGAGATCAAGGCCGAGTTCAACGACTCGCGCTCGGACGGGACCGCCGTCTCGCTCGCCGACCTGATCGTCCTCGGCGGCAACGCGGCCATCGAGCAGGCGGCCAGCGAGGCCGGCTACGACGTGGACGTGCCCTTCGAGCCCGGCCGTGTCGACGCCGAGGCGGAGTGGACCGACGAGGAGTCCTTCGAGGCGCTCGAACCCAAGGCCGACGGCTTCCGGAACTACGTCGGCGGCGAGCACGACCGGAAACTGGAGGAGATCCTTGTCGACAGGGCCGACCTGCTCGACCTGACGCCCGAGGAGACGACGGTCCTGGTCGGCGGCATGCGGACGCTGGGCGCGACCTACGGCGATTCGGACCGCGGCGTCCTCACCGACGAGCCGGGGACGCTCGACAACGACTTCTTCGTGAACCTGCTCGACATGGACTACGAGTGGGAGCAGGCCGACGAGACGGCACAGGTCTACGAGGGCTTCGACCGCGAGACGGGCGAGCAGGCGTGGGAGGCGACCCGCTTCGACCTCATCTTCGGGTCGCACTCCCGGCTCCGTGCCATCGCGGAAGTCTACGCGTCCGAGGACGGCGACGAACAGTTCGTCCAGGACTTCGTCGACGCCTGGCACAAGGTCATGACCAACGACCGCTACGATCTGGCGTGA
- the cysK gene encoding cysteine synthase A, with translation MSETPLRAGEGRTDGIDAAASATELIGDTPLVDLSQFAPNCYAKVEAGNPFSVKDRIAREMIEQAEDEGLVDDETHVIEPTSGNTGIGLAFVCAAKGYDLTLTMPASMSEERRQLLSALGATLELTPADGGMGGAIDRAEELLADVEKGFMPQQFENDANPRAHRETTGPEIWEATDGQVDAVVAGVGTGGTITGVSKHVTEDQGKESLRSVAVEPEGSPILSKGEGGSHGIQGIGPSFVPDTLDPDVIDEVRTIREDRAKETTRRLAREAGLLVGISSGAAAAAAFDVARDYPEEVTVVVLPDTGERYLSTELFDPSEDEA, from the coding sequence ATGAGCGAGACGCCACTGCGTGCAGGGGAGGGGCGTACAGACGGGATCGACGCCGCGGCGTCGGCAACGGAACTGATCGGCGACACGCCGCTCGTCGACCTCTCGCAGTTCGCCCCGAACTGCTACGCGAAGGTGGAGGCGGGCAACCCGTTCTCCGTCAAGGACCGGATCGCTCGCGAGATGATCGAACAGGCCGAAGACGAGGGGCTGGTCGACGACGAGACGCACGTCATCGAACCAACGAGCGGCAACACGGGGATCGGGCTGGCCTTCGTCTGCGCGGCGAAGGGGTACGACCTGACGCTGACCATGCCGGCCTCGATGAGCGAGGAGCGCCGGCAGTTGCTCTCGGCGCTGGGCGCCACCCTCGAACTGACGCCGGCAGACGGCGGGATGGGCGGGGCCATCGACCGCGCCGAGGAGCTGCTCGCCGACGTCGAGAAGGGGTTCATGCCCCAGCAGTTCGAGAACGACGCCAACCCGCGCGCCCACCGCGAGACGACCGGTCCGGAGATCTGGGAAGCCACCGACGGGCAGGTCGACGCCGTCGTCGCCGGCGTCGGCACCGGCGGCACGATCACGGGCGTCTCGAAACACGTCACGGAAGATCAGGGCAAGGAGTCGCTGCGCTCCGTGGCGGTCGAACCCGAAGGCTCGCCCATTCTCTCGAAGGGGGAAGGTGGTTCCCACGGCATCCAGGGCATCGGCCCGAGTTTCGTCCCCGACACGCTCGACCCGGACGTGATCGACGAGGTCCGGACGATCCGCGAGGATCGGGCGAAAGAAACCACCCGTCGGCTGGCCCGCGAGGCCGGCCTGCTGGTCGGCATCTCCAGCGGCGCGGCGGCCGCCGCGGCCTTCGACGTTGCACGTGATTACCCCGAGGAGGTGACCGTCGTCGTCCTGCCCGACACCGGCGAGCGATACCTCTCGACGGAGCTGTTCGATCCGTCGGAAGACGAGGCGTAG
- a CDS encoding inorganic phosphate transporter — protein MVAAGTIATFLVAGGASLFMAWAIGAGSSGSTPFAPAVGANAISVMRAGFFVGLLGLAGAVLQGANVTEAVGRELVLNATISPMAAVVALLTAAILVAIGVFAGYPIATAFTVTGAVVGVGLALGGDPAWPKYQEIAIMWVATPFVGGGIAYGVARTLRNERVPESVAVPLLAGVVGAVLAITEFVVLGPPGEAASLASVGAANFPGLPSAAVYVAVALAAAAVVTLALWLDVREDPEAGQRHFLLALGGLVAFSAGGSQVGLALGPLLPLLDPFEVPLVAVLFGGGFGLLVGSWTGAPRMIKALSQDYSALGPRRSIAALIPSFAIAQTAVFFGIPVSFNEIIVSAIIGSGFAAGGGDVSGKKMGYTVLAWIASLALAFGLGYGVFTAVDALLA, from the coding sequence ATGGTCGCCGCAGGCACGATCGCGACGTTTCTGGTCGCCGGAGGGGCGAGTCTCTTCATGGCGTGGGCAATCGGCGCCGGGTCCTCGGGGTCGACCCCGTTCGCCCCGGCCGTCGGGGCCAACGCCATCTCGGTCATGCGCGCCGGCTTCTTCGTCGGCCTGCTCGGCCTCGCCGGCGCGGTCCTCCAGGGTGCCAACGTCACGGAGGCGGTCGGCCGCGAACTCGTCCTGAACGCGACGATCTCGCCGATGGCGGCCGTCGTCGCGCTCCTCACCGCCGCCATCCTGGTCGCCATCGGCGTCTTCGCCGGCTACCCCATCGCCACCGCCTTCACGGTCACGGGCGCGGTCGTCGGCGTCGGCCTGGCCCTGGGCGGCGACCCCGCCTGGCCGAAGTACCAGGAGATCGCCATCATGTGGGTCGCCACGCCGTTCGTCGGCGGCGGCATCGCCTACGGCGTCGCTCGCACCCTCCGCAACGAGCGCGTCCCCGAGTCCGTCGCCGTCCCGCTCCTGGCCGGGGTCGTCGGCGCCGTCCTCGCCATCACGGAGTTCGTCGTCCTCGGGCCGCCGGGCGAGGCCGCCTCGCTGGCCAGCGTCGGCGCGGCGAACTTCCCGGGTCTCCCGAGCGCCGCCGTCTACGTCGCCGTGGCCCTCGCCGCGGCGGCCGTCGTCACGCTGGCCCTCTGGCTGGACGTCCGCGAGGATCCCGAGGCCGGCCAGCGCCACTTCCTCCTGGCGCTCGGGGGCCTCGTCGCCTTCTCGGCCGGCGGGAGCCAGGTCGGCCTCGCGCTCGGCCCCCTCCTGCCGCTGCTCGACCCCTTCGAGGTCCCCCTCGTGGCCGTGCTGTTCGGCGGCGGGTTCGGCCTCCTGGTCGGGTCCTGGACCGGCGCACCGCGGATGATCAAGGCGCTCTCCCAGGACTACTCCGCGCTGGGCCCGCGCCGTTCCATCGCCGCACTCATCCCCTCCTTCGCCATCGCCCAGACCGCCGTCTTCTTCGGCATCCCCGTCTCCTTCAACGAGATCATCGTCAGCGCCATCATCGGTAGCGGCTTCGCTGCCGGCGGCGGGGACGTCAGCGGCAAGAAGATGGGCTACACCGTGCTCGCGTGGATCGCCTCGCTCGCACTCGCCTTCGGCCTCGGCTACGGCGTGTTCACGGCCGTCGACGCGCTCCTGGCCTGA
- a CDS encoding hemolysin family protein, producing the protein MGAVSAVAPLFALAGPLVTEVLGVELTDGLVTSVGVVVILLLLMLSAFFSSSEIAMFSLAAHRVDALVDDGVPGAKTLDQLKSDPHRLLVTILVGNNLVNIAMTSITTGLLALYFSQGAAVAISTFGITALVLLFGESAPKSYAVENTESWALRIARPLKVAERVLWPLIVVFDFLTQQVNRVTGGQTAIETSYVTRQEIRDMIETGEREGVLEEEEREMLQRTLRFNNTIAKEVMTPRLDVDAISKDATIAEAMEQCVQSGHARLPVYETSLDNIIGVVHIRDLVRDLNYGESGGEDLELDDLIEPTLHVPESKNVDELLTEMRENRLHMVVVIDEFGTTEGLVTMEDLTEEIVGEILEGEEEEPIEFVGDDSAIVKGEVNIEEVNEALDVDIPEGEEFETIAGFIFNLAGRLVEEGEEVEYDGVEIRVEQVENTRIMKARITRTERHGEGAEPEAESEDAAAEN; encoded by the coding sequence ATGGGCGCAGTCTCGGCCGTCGCGCCGCTGTTCGCACTCGCGGGACCGCTCGTCACGGAGGTTCTAGGAGTCGAACTGACGGACGGTCTCGTCACCAGCGTCGGGGTCGTCGTGATCTTGCTGCTCCTCATGCTGTCGGCGTTTTTCTCCTCCTCGGAGATCGCCATGTTCTCGCTCGCGGCCCACCGCGTGGACGCGCTCGTCGACGACGGCGTCCCGGGAGCGAAGACGCTGGACCAGCTCAAGTCGGACCCCCACCGACTGCTCGTGACGATCCTGGTCGGGAACAACCTCGTGAACATCGCCATGACCTCGATCACCACGGGACTCCTGGCGCTCTACTTCAGTCAGGGGGCCGCCGTCGCCATCTCCACGTTCGGCATCACGGCGCTCGTGCTCCTGTTCGGGGAGAGCGCGCCGAAGTCCTACGCGGTCGAGAACACGGAGTCGTGGGCGCTGCGGATCGCCCGGCCCCTCAAGGTCGCCGAGCGGGTGCTGTGGCCGCTGATCGTCGTCTTCGACTTCCTCACCCAGCAGGTAAACAGGGTCACGGGCGGCCAGACCGCCATCGAGACCTCCTACGTCACCCGCCAAGAGATCCGCGACATGATCGAGACCGGCGAGCGCGAGGGCGTCCTCGAGGAGGAGGAACGCGAGATGCTCCAGCGCACGCTCCGGTTCAACAACACCATCGCCAAGGAGGTCATGACCCCGCGGCTCGACGTGGACGCCATCTCGAAGGACGCCACCATCGCCGAGGCGATGGAGCAGTGCGTCCAGAGCGGTCACGCCCGCCTCCCGGTCTACGAGACCAGCCTCGACAACATCATCGGCGTCGTCCACATCCGCGACCTCGTCCGAGACCTCAACTACGGGGAGTCGGGCGGCGAGGACCTCGAACTCGACGACCTGATCGAGCCGACGCTGCACGTCCCCGAGTCGAAGAACGTCGACGAGTTGCTGACCGAGATGCGCGAGAACCGCCTGCACATGGTGGTCGTCATCGACGAGTTCGGGACCACGGAAGGGCTGGTGACCATGGAGGACCTGACCGAGGAGATCGTCGGCGAGATCCTCGAGGGCGAGGAGGAGGAACCGATCGAGTTCGTCGGCGACGACAGCGCGATCGTCAAGGGGGAGGTCAACATCGAGGAAGTCAACGAGGCCCTGGACGTCGACATCCCCGAGGGCGAGGAGTTCGAGACCATCGCTGGATTCATCTTCAACCTCGCCGGCCGCCTCGTCGAGGAAGGCGAGGAGGTCGAGTACGACGGCGTCGAGATCCGCGTCGAGCAGGTCGAGAACACCCGAATCATGAAAGCGCGGATCACCCGCACCGAGCGCCACGGCGAGGGGGCGGAGCCCGAAGCCGAATCCGAAGACGCCGCGGCCGAGAACTGA
- a CDS encoding glutaredoxin family protein, protein MSDPAITLYRLQACPFCERVVRKLDAYGLDYRSRFVEPMHSDRNVVKRISGKRTVPAIVDEETGVTMSESANIVAYLDRTYGDGDATGGAA, encoded by the coding sequence ATGAGCGACCCGGCGATCACACTCTACCGGCTGCAGGCGTGCCCGTTCTGTGAACGCGTCGTCCGCAAACTCGACGCGTACGGCCTCGACTACCGCTCGCGGTTCGTCGAACCGATGCACTCCGACCGGAACGTGGTCAAGCGCATCTCCGGCAAACGGACCGTGCCCGCCATCGTCGACGAGGAGACCGGCGTCACGATGTCCGAGAGCGCCAACATCGTCGCCTACCTCGACCGGACCTACGGGGACGGCGACGCCACGGGAGGTGCCGCCTGA
- a CDS encoding redoxin domain-containing protein has translation MGLDFEVVDLPPADHPAEGDQAPDFERPLVNDEYWADVSLSDLTAEGPVLLLFHTMDGAFPTTYMWNEIRDRQWGHRGHDDDLTVVGLSVSSPYEHKDTIHERGIDDAGYRLFSDPQNGVAEAYGIAHELDGMAGVSEPRPAAFLLDEERVIRYAWVAETWPQFPDYDEIEAAIDDL, from the coding sequence ATGGGACTGGACTTCGAGGTGGTCGACCTCCCGCCGGCCGACCACCCCGCCGAGGGCGACCAGGCCCCCGACTTCGAGCGCCCCCTGGTCAACGACGAGTACTGGGCGGACGTCTCGCTCTCGGACCTCACCGCCGAGGGCCCCGTCCTCCTGCTCTTTCACACGATGGACGGCGCCTTCCCGACGACCTACATGTGGAACGAGATCCGGGACCGCCAGTGGGGCCACCGTGGTCACGACGACGATCTGACCGTCGTCGGCCTCTCGGTCTCCTCCCCCTACGAGCACAAGGACACGATCCACGAGCGCGGGATCGATGACGCCGGCTACCGCCTCTTCTCCGATCCGCAGAACGGCGTCGCCGAGGCGTACGGCATCGCCCACGAACTCGACGGGATGGCGGGCGTCAGCGAACCCCGGCCCGCCGCCTTCCTGCTGGACGAAGAGCGCGTGATCCGGTACGCCTGGGTGGCCGAGACGTGGCCCCAGTTCCCAGATTACGACGAGATCGAAGCCGCCATCGACGACCTGTAG
- a CDS encoding L-threonylcarbamoyladenylate synthase, with protein MTDADLDAAADALRAGDLVVYPTETVYGLGADATDPAAVERVFAAKDRDREKPVSMAVPDVETALEYTAPTAEERAFMHEFLPGPVTLLVDRTDALPDVLTAGGERVGVRVPDHEMALDLLERFEPITATSANVSGTGSVRELDELGDPIREAAAVLIDGGRTPGGGSTVVDVSTGEILRRGALADEIDAWL; from the coding sequence ATGACCGACGCCGACCTCGACGCTGCGGCCGACGCCCTGCGGGCCGGCGACCTCGTCGTCTACCCCACGGAAACCGTCTACGGCCTCGGCGCGGACGCCACCGACCCCGCGGCCGTCGAGCGCGTCTTCGCGGCCAAGGACCGCGACCGCGAAAAACCGGTCTCCATGGCGGTGCCGGACGTCGAGACGGCCCTGGAGTACACCGCCCCCACCGCCGAGGAGCGGGCCTTCATGCACGAGTTCCTGCCCGGCCCGGTGACCCTCCTGGTCGACCGGACAGACGCCCTTCCCGACGTCCTGACCGCGGGCGGCGAGCGGGTCGGCGTCCGCGTCCCCGATCACGAGATGGCGCTCGATCTGCTGGAACGGTTCGAGCCGATCACCGCCACGAGCGCCAACGTCAGCGGGACGGGGAGCGTCCGCGAACTCGACGAACTGGGCGACCCGATCCGGGAGGCCGCCGCGGTCCTCATCGACGGCGGCCGGACCCCCGGCGGCGGGAGCACCGTCGTCGACGTCTCCACCGGTGAGATCCTCCGGCGCGGCGCGCTGGCCGACGAGATCGACGCCTGGCTCTAG